A genome region from Candidatus Polarisedimenticolia bacterium includes the following:
- a CDS encoding polysaccharide biosynthesis tyrosine autokinase: MADESRREQEFDLRTYLQVLKNRKWLILGFTAALTVAVGVGTALQPKVYEAKVTLLVGREAPRLLTSDPIPGDRIGQRDYLKTQAAILSSRTLLQGAVKRLMPEGLYGIVAKDRVEETSSKLAKELQPRTRVQTAEDTQLITVIVAGGVPDRVARIANAIADEYVASNQESKSMLASQAVAWLTTKLAEQRGKLTEAEEELRAYKEKENIVAPDEADPFSTLSLSRINDEYLTTRFQRMERQTRLAAMKRNRGSRPAQGRSSTAESLDAETQRKVRESLEADYIQTRLDLRKLSERYGPEHPDIITLTGKVARIQKELESLEQPIVRTETAPPVTDAQIADLQAELTTLTQKESVLAQTLKAQKAQSRNLSRTGVAYSLRKQAVDMNRQSYNDLLSRLNDAQLSGQIKISAVRVLDRAEPPGSPTEPQPVRNLMVAVLLGLVLGVGLATLADNLDRRIRNPEEAARYLRLPLLTVIPALDIKTEVGKGEGKAELVAFHRPRSHAAECYRNLRTSILFSTGRPVPKTILVTSAVGGEGKSTTAANLAFVMTQSGRRVLLVDADLRRPALHRYFARERNRGIVRLLKESCRLEEAVQASYVEHLDLLLCPSVPSNPSEMLGSDRMVGLIEQFKSRYDVVVIDAPVVISVPDAIIMASRAEAVLMVHRPGAASREMVRHAREKLDEVKANILGLVMNNVDLKKDGYHYPNYLYYGYGATEGESVRQDSGGKKA, encoded by the coding sequence ATGGCTGACGAGTCTCGACGGGAACAGGAGTTCGATCTAAGGACCTACCTCCAGGTCCTGAAGAACCGGAAGTGGCTCATCCTCGGTTTCACCGCGGCCCTGACCGTCGCGGTGGGAGTGGGGACTGCGCTCCAGCCCAAGGTCTACGAGGCAAAGGTCACGCTCCTGGTGGGCAGGGAGGCGCCGCGCCTGCTGACCTCCGACCCCATCCCGGGAGATCGCATCGGCCAGCGGGACTACCTCAAGACGCAGGCGGCCATTCTGAGCAGCCGGACTCTGCTACAGGGGGCCGTCAAGCGGCTGATGCCGGAAGGCCTCTACGGCATTGTGGCCAAGGACCGCGTCGAGGAGACATCCTCCAAGCTCGCCAAGGAGCTGCAGCCCCGGACGCGGGTCCAGACCGCCGAGGACACCCAGCTCATCACCGTCATCGTGGCAGGGGGAGTCCCGGATCGGGTGGCTCGAATCGCCAATGCCATCGCCGACGAATACGTGGCGAGCAACCAGGAATCAAAATCGATGCTGGCCAGTCAGGCGGTTGCCTGGCTCACGACCAAACTGGCCGAGCAGCGGGGCAAGCTGACCGAGGCGGAGGAGGAGCTGCGGGCCTACAAAGAGAAGGAGAACATCGTCGCCCCGGACGAGGCGGATCCGTTCTCGACGCTCAGCCTGAGCCGGATCAACGACGAGTACCTGACCACCCGGTTTCAGCGGATGGAAAGGCAGACCCGGCTTGCGGCGATGAAGCGGAACCGCGGTTCACGGCCCGCCCAAGGCCGCAGCTCGACGGCCGAGTCGCTGGACGCCGAGACCCAACGGAAGGTGCGGGAGAGCCTGGAGGCCGACTACATCCAGACCCGTCTCGATCTGCGAAAGCTGTCGGAGCGGTACGGCCCGGAACATCCCGATATCATCACCCTCACGGGGAAGGTGGCCAGAATACAGAAGGAGCTCGAGTCGCTCGAGCAGCCGATCGTCCGGACCGAGACGGCGCCCCCCGTGACCGACGCCCAGATCGCCGATCTGCAGGCCGAGCTGACGACCCTGACCCAGAAGGAGTCGGTGCTCGCCCAGACCTTGAAGGCCCAGAAGGCACAGTCCCGCAACCTGTCGAGGACGGGAGTGGCCTACTCCCTTCGCAAGCAGGCGGTGGACATGAACCGGCAGAGCTACAACGATCTCCTGAGCCGCCTCAACGACGCACAGCTCTCCGGTCAGATCAAGATCTCCGCCGTGCGGGTGCTCGACCGGGCCGAGCCTCCCGGCTCTCCCACGGAGCCGCAGCCGGTCAGGAACCTGATGGTGGCCGTCCTGCTCGGCCTGGTCCTGGGAGTCGGGCTCGCGACGCTCGCCGACAACCTCGATCGTCGGATCAGGAACCCCGAAGAGGCGGCGCGCTACCTTCGCCTGCCGCTCCTGACCGTCATTCCCGCTCTCGACATCAAGACGGAGGTCGGGAAGGGGGAGGGAAAGGCCGAGCTCGTCGCGTTCCATCGACCGCGGTCGCACGCCGCCGAGTGCTATCGGAACCTCAGGACTTCGATCCTGTTCTCGACCGGACGGCCGGTTCCGAAGACGATTCTGGTCACGAGCGCAGTCGGCGGAGAGGGGAAATCGACGACCGCCGCCAACCTGGCATTCGTCATGACACAGAGCGGCCGGAGAGTCCTCCTGGTCGACGCCGATCTCCGCCGCCCGGCCCTCCATCGCTACTTCGCGCGCGAGCGGAACCGGGGCATCGTCCGCCTCCTGAAAGAGAGCTGCCGACTGGAGGAGGCGGTCCAGGCCTCCTATGTCGAGCATCTGGACCTGCTCCTCTGCCCTTCGGTGCCCAGCAATCCCTCCGAGATGCTGGGGTCGGATCGGATGGTCGGGCTCATCGAGCAGTTCAAGAGCCGGTACGACGTGGTGGTGATCGATGCTCCCGTGGTCATCTCCGTCCCCGACGCGATCATCATGGCGTCCCGCGCGGAAGCGGTCCTCATGGTCCACCGCCCCGGGGCCGCCAGCCGGGAAATGGTCAGGCATGCGCGGGAGAAGCTGGACGAGGTGAAGGCCAACATCCTGGGCCTGGTCATGAACAACGTCGACCTCAAGAAGGATGGCTACCACTACCCGAATTATCTCTATTACGGCTACGGGGCCACGGAAGGCGAGAGCGTCCGGCAGGACTCGGGGGGGAAGAAGGCTTGA
- a CDS encoding radical SAM protein: MFKALVTNPPWPGEGYGARASVRWPHKRKDKKLEYPIFLSYAVALTRQAGVETAFLDGVVDELGIEAYAREVNRLAPDFVAMECSTPSIDHDLASVRKIKELRPRTYVALMGSHATYFHKQLLEEHPEVDAIIRGEFEITIRETALALKRGTPLSDVAGLTFREGTGIRVTPDRPMDFDLDSWPYPARDIVPIEKYQTAQYQGTNGTFMLSSRGCPYRCTFCLWPGTMVGRDFRARRPESVVDEMEHLVKQHGVDDIYFDDDTMTIDRERLLEICRLIQERELKVHWIAMGRVDTVDEALLREMRKAGCDNVYLGVESGSQEILKRLKKGIQLSQVVTAFKAARRAGIKTQAFFMLGGPGETKETLKETIEFAIRLDPDNAQFAAAVPYPGTEMYEESVRKGYLKAQTWEDYAARDIVLETETLSRLDLEKARLEAYRRFYLRPRFILRTLGRLTSIRELRRVFRGGLSIFSRLIYFSQNVRRKSRGAPAGVLKQA, translated from the coding sequence ATGTTCAAGGCATTGGTGACCAATCCGCCCTGGCCGGGCGAGGGCTACGGGGCGAGGGCTTCGGTCCGGTGGCCCCACAAGCGGAAGGACAAGAAGCTGGAGTACCCGATCTTCCTCTCGTATGCCGTGGCGCTGACCCGCCAGGCCGGCGTCGAAACGGCCTTCCTGGACGGGGTCGTGGACGAGCTGGGGATCGAGGCGTACGCCCGCGAGGTGAATCGGCTGGCGCCCGATTTCGTCGCCATGGAGTGCTCCACGCCGTCCATCGACCACGACCTGGCCTCGGTGCGCAAGATCAAGGAGCTCCGGCCGCGGACCTACGTTGCCCTCATGGGCTCCCATGCGACCTATTTTCACAAGCAGCTCCTGGAAGAGCACCCGGAAGTCGACGCCATCATCCGCGGTGAGTTCGAGATCACCATCCGGGAGACCGCCCTCGCGCTCAAGAGGGGCACCCCCCTCTCCGACGTCGCGGGCCTGACCTTCCGTGAGGGGACCGGGATTCGCGTCACACCCGACCGGCCGATGGACTTCGACCTCGACAGCTGGCCCTATCCGGCCCGGGACATCGTTCCCATCGAGAAGTACCAGACCGCCCAGTACCAGGGGACGAACGGAACGTTCATGCTGTCCAGCCGCGGCTGTCCCTACCGCTGCACCTTCTGCCTCTGGCCGGGGACGATGGTGGGGCGGGACTTCCGGGCCAGGAGGCCGGAGTCGGTGGTCGACGAGATGGAGCACCTCGTCAAGCAGCACGGGGTGGACGACATCTATTTCGACGATGACACCATGACCATCGATCGCGAACGCCTCCTCGAAATCTGCCGCCTGATCCAGGAGCGGGAATTAAAAGTTCATTGGATCGCCATGGGCCGCGTCGACACGGTGGACGAAGCGCTCCTGCGCGAGATGCGCAAGGCCGGCTGCGACAACGTCTACCTGGGGGTCGAATCGGGCTCCCAGGAGATCCTGAAGCGGCTCAAGAAGGGGATCCAGCTCTCCCAGGTGGTGACGGCGTTCAAGGCGGCCCGGAGGGCCGGGATCAAGACCCAGGCCTTCTTCATGCTGGGCGGCCCCGGAGAGACCAAGGAAACCCTGAAGGAGACCATCGAGTTCGCGATTCGCCTGGATCCCGACAATGCCCAGTTCGCCGCGGCGGTCCCTTATCCCGGGACTGAAATGTACGAGGAATCGGTCCGCAAGGGTTACCTGAAGGCCCAGACCTGGGAGGATTACGCCGCCCGGGACATCGTCCTGGAAACGGAGACGCTGTCGCGCCTGGATCTGGAGAAGGCGCGCCTGGAGGCCTATCGTCGGTTCTACCTGCGTCCCAGGTTCATCCTTCGCACCCTCGGGCGGCTGACCAGCATCCGTGAGCTCCGCCGCGTCTTCCGGGGAGGGCTCTCCATTTTCAGCCGCCTGATCTACTTCTCCCAGAACGTGCGCCGCAAGTCGCGTGGAGCGCCCGCCGGAGTGCTGAAACAAGCGTGA
- a CDS encoding sugar transferase: MKAVILAGGQNTHLVPMVQTVPKPLLPVANRPMVEYMLDLLRKNGVRDVVLAVNAAEDPYQDVLGDGRRFGLRLRYSYETLPRGTAGCLLPMADFIGREPFLVIHGSLFLDVDLKALAEFHQSRGALATLGVRRNPGGSRDWHHMELRLGEGARVEGIQIRNLSDRAQSSALPVGVYVFEPAVLSAIEPEVYYDIKEQLLPRLRQDGKPVFACELRGYSRDILEMKDYLSLNRSILRGEVNGYRFDGQIADRVWVGRGSDVSPRATLHGPVMIGRDCIIAPDAQIIGPACVGDGCVVEEGTIVRESLLLPGSRVEQNSSVEGCVLAADTVIAPGQTLREVVAIPESMDVGAIDLADTELLIQGVAGSAGQYAQSQFRYLLYQTFKRGFDLAVALVGLVVQLPLILAVALAIKFNSPGPVFFRQRRCGRNGREFWMVKFRTMVRDAERLQAELRPLNEVDGPVFKIENDPRSTALGRFLRKYSIDEVPQLWNVLKGEMSLVGPRPLAAREMRFCPAWRDVRLKVEPGITGLWQVSGRSKSSFHDWIRLDVEYVRERSVFLDFQILFKTLGVVVRALGSS, from the coding sequence ATGAAGGCGGTCATACTCGCCGGCGGCCAGAACACGCATCTGGTGCCGATGGTCCAGACGGTACCCAAGCCGCTTCTGCCGGTGGCCAACCGGCCGATGGTGGAGTACATGCTCGATCTTCTCAGGAAGAACGGGGTCCGTGATGTGGTCCTGGCCGTCAACGCCGCCGAGGATCCCTATCAGGATGTCCTCGGAGACGGCAGGCGTTTCGGCCTGCGCCTGCGCTACTCGTACGAAACGCTTCCCCGGGGGACCGCGGGGTGCCTGCTGCCGATGGCGGACTTCATCGGCAGGGAGCCATTCCTGGTCATCCACGGGAGCCTGTTCCTGGATGTCGACTTGAAGGCTCTGGCGGAGTTTCACCAGTCCCGTGGGGCTCTGGCGACCCTCGGGGTGCGGCGCAACCCGGGGGGATCCCGGGACTGGCATCACATGGAATTGCGGCTCGGCGAGGGGGCCCGGGTCGAGGGCATCCAGATCCGCAACCTGTCGGACCGGGCGCAGTCCTCCGCGCTGCCCGTCGGGGTCTACGTCTTCGAGCCGGCGGTCCTTTCCGCCATCGAGCCCGAAGTCTATTACGACATCAAGGAGCAGCTCCTCCCCCGGTTGCGCCAGGACGGGAAGCCGGTCTTCGCCTGCGAGCTTCGGGGCTACAGCCGGGACATCCTCGAGATGAAGGACTACCTGAGCCTCAACCGATCCATTCTCCGCGGGGAGGTGAACGGGTACCGCTTCGACGGACAGATCGCCGACCGAGTCTGGGTGGGACGGGGAAGCGATGTGTCCCCGCGGGCCACTCTCCACGGGCCGGTGATGATCGGGCGCGACTGCATCATCGCTCCCGACGCCCAGATCATCGGCCCGGCCTGTGTCGGCGACGGCTGTGTCGTGGAGGAGGGGACGATCGTCAGGGAAAGCCTCCTGCTTCCGGGATCCCGGGTGGAACAGAATTCCAGCGTCGAAGGGTGCGTCCTGGCGGCCGATACCGTGATCGCCCCGGGCCAGACGCTTCGGGAGGTCGTCGCCATTCCGGAGAGCATGGATGTCGGGGCGATCGACCTGGCCGACACCGAGCTGCTCATACAGGGAGTGGCGGGCTCGGCCGGCCAGTATGCCCAGAGCCAGTTCCGGTACCTGCTCTACCAGACGTTCAAGCGGGGGTTCGACCTCGCGGTCGCGCTGGTCGGCCTCGTCGTTCAGCTTCCGCTGATCCTGGCCGTGGCGCTGGCGATCAAGTTCAACAGCCCCGGCCCGGTCTTCTTCCGGCAGCGGCGGTGCGGGCGCAACGGCCGGGAGTTCTGGATGGTCAAGTTCCGGACGATGGTCAGGGACGCCGAGAGATTGCAGGCGGAGCTTCGCCCGCTCAACGAGGTCGACGGGCCGGTCTTCAAGATAGAGAACGACCCGCGTTCGACCGCTCTCGGACGGTTCCTCCGCAAGTACAGCATCGACGAGGTGCCGCAGCTCTGGAACGTCCTGAAGGGGGAGATGAGCCTTGTCGGCCCCCGGCCGCTGGCCGCCCGGGAAATGCGGTTCTGCCCGGCCTGGCGCGACGTGAGGCTCAAGGTGGAGCCGGGCATCACCGGCCTGTGGCAGGTGAGCGGCCGGAGCAAGAGCTCGTTCCACGATTGGATCAGGTTGGACGTCGAATATGTCCGGGAGCGATCCGTGTTCCTGGATTTTCAGATTCTCTTCAAGACACTCGGCGTCGTGGTCCGGGCGCTGGGGTCCTCCTAA
- a CDS encoding NAD-dependent epimerase/dehydratase family protein, with protein sequence MTTRKILLTGGAGFIGSHLAAALIERGHRVRVLDIMDPQVHGADARRPETPGAEIIRGDLLDPETLTRALKGVEVIFHQAAAVGVGQSMYEAAAYTRVNSLGTAMLMEKIATPDSRVEKVIVASSMSIYGEGRYRCPACGPVAPEPRSRERLRSGKWEPPCPACGLDLTPLPTDEAKPLHPTSVYAVTKRSQEETVLVMGKSYGIPAVALRYFNVYGPGQALSNPYTGVAAIFSSRLLNGNPPCMFEDGKQSRDFVHVSDIVQANLLAMEKCDADYQVLNVGTGTRTSLHELVRGLMRRLAPEKAIEPKVLGTFREGDIRHCYADITRIRTRLGYEPKVALEKGFDDLVEWARTQKPLDRFEYAAAELASRGLVSGN encoded by the coding sequence ATGACCACCAGGAAGATCCTCCTGACCGGAGGAGCGGGGTTCATCGGATCCCACTTGGCCGCGGCCCTGATCGAGCGGGGACATCGGGTGCGCGTGCTGGACATCATGGATCCCCAGGTGCACGGCGCCGACGCCCGGCGGCCGGAGACTCCGGGAGCCGAGATCATCCGCGGCGACCTGCTGGACCCAGAAACGCTGACCCGAGCCCTGAAGGGGGTCGAGGTGATCTTCCACCAGGCCGCCGCCGTGGGGGTGGGCCAGTCGATGTACGAGGCGGCCGCCTATACGCGGGTGAACAGCCTGGGGACGGCCATGCTGATGGAGAAGATCGCCACGCCGGACTCCCGGGTCGAGAAGGTGATCGTGGCTTCGTCGATGTCGATTTACGGGGAGGGGCGGTACCGCTGTCCGGCCTGCGGCCCGGTGGCGCCGGAGCCCCGCAGCCGGGAACGGCTCCGTTCCGGGAAGTGGGAGCCTCCGTGCCCGGCCTGCGGGCTGGATTTGACCCCGCTCCCGACCGATGAAGCCAAGCCGCTCCATCCAACCTCGGTCTACGCGGTGACCAAGCGAAGCCAGGAGGAGACGGTGCTGGTCATGGGGAAGTCGTATGGAATCCCGGCCGTGGCCCTGCGCTACTTCAATGTCTACGGCCCCGGGCAGGCCCTCTCCAATCCATACACCGGCGTGGCGGCGATCTTCTCCAGTCGCCTGCTCAACGGCAATCCCCCCTGCATGTTCGAGGACGGCAAGCAGAGCCGCGACTTCGTTCATGTGAGCGACATCGTCCAGGCGAACCTGCTGGCCATGGAGAAGTGCGATGCCGACTACCAGGTGCTCAACGTAGGGACGGGCACGCGGACGTCGCTGCACGAGCTCGTGCGAGGCCTGATGCGGAGACTCGCTCCGGAGAAGGCCATCGAGCCGAAGGTCCTGGGAACGTTCCGCGAGGGCGACATCCGGCACTGTTACGCCGACATCACGCGGATCCGCACCCGGCTGGGCTACGAGCCCAAGGTGGCGCTCGAGAAGGGATTTGACGATTTGGTTGAATGGGCCAGGACCCAAAAGCCCCTGGACCGGTTCGAATACGCCGCCGCGGAGCTTGCTTCCCGGGGGCTGGTGAGCGGCAATTAA
- a CDS encoding radical SAM protein, protein MIRKVLLLNGPDDRVNSVMIRSGDRWPHRLPRKITKQVPHAYPFWLAQCGAVLKQRGYQVRYVDSIAEDLGIDGTVALFLEEHPDLVVVATSTPTIHTDLLMARLAKEKAGATTVLVDTHVTVFHRELVSEPFVDAAVRGEFETAIPDLADALNQGADLSSVPGVTWKRGDEVIVNPDRPLLWDLDELPWPDRDLVPGDQYIVGLRTQDPCFMVMASRGCPFRCTFCLWVPVMFNNKVRFRDVDKVVDEIIHLQQRYGAREVFFHDDTVNITVRRVEELCNEILRRGVKIGWIANFRGDQTTPELFRLMKKAGCTKILLGVESGSQKLLDETIDKEITLKEVEDTIRWAKEAGVRVHCTYSLGAPGETRETLRETLEFIKKTEPDDIQVSLMTPIPGTPFYEKVKHEVSDWHDFDGVSGRSWCDLSTAELKNAMNRIYIEHYLTPRRILKRVSRIRNIYDIKENWRQFKAFLSRYAATGFPRPIGTRFEEQEQA, encoded by the coding sequence ATGATCAGGAAGGTGTTGCTACTGAATGGACCGGACGACCGGGTCAATTCGGTGATGATTCGGAGCGGGGACCGGTGGCCCCACCGTCTGCCGCGCAAGATCACCAAGCAGGTGCCGCACGCCTACCCCTTCTGGCTTGCCCAGTGCGGGGCCGTGCTCAAGCAGCGGGGCTACCAGGTCCGCTACGTCGATTCGATCGCCGAGGACCTCGGCATCGACGGCACGGTGGCCCTCTTCCTCGAGGAGCATCCGGACCTGGTGGTGGTCGCCACCTCCACCCCCACGATTCACACCGACCTCCTGATGGCGCGGCTGGCCAAGGAGAAGGCGGGGGCGACGACGGTCCTCGTCGACACGCACGTGACCGTGTTCCACCGGGAGCTCGTGTCCGAGCCGTTCGTCGACGCCGCCGTGCGGGGCGAATTCGAGACGGCGATTCCCGATCTGGCCGACGCCCTGAACCAGGGCGCGGACCTCTCGTCCGTCCCGGGCGTCACCTGGAAGCGCGGGGACGAGGTGATCGTCAACCCGGATCGCCCGCTGCTCTGGGATCTGGACGAGCTGCCGTGGCCGGATCGCGACCTGGTCCCCGGAGACCAGTACATCGTGGGGCTCCGGACCCAGGATCCCTGCTTCATGGTGATGGCCAGCCGGGGCTGTCCGTTCCGCTGCACCTTCTGTCTCTGGGTTCCGGTGATGTTCAACAACAAGGTCCGGTTCCGAGACGTGGACAAGGTGGTGGATGAAATCATCCACCTGCAACAGAGATACGGGGCGCGGGAGGTGTTCTTCCACGACGACACCGTCAACATCACGGTCCGCCGGGTGGAGGAGCTCTGCAACGAGATCCTTCGACGCGGGGTGAAGATCGGCTGGATTGCGAATTTCCGCGGCGACCAGACCACTCCCGAGCTGTTCCGGCTGATGAAGAAGGCGGGCTGCACCAAGATCCTGCTCGGTGTGGAGAGCGGCTCCCAGAAGCTCCTGGACGAGACCATCGACAAGGAGATCACGCTGAAGGAAGTGGAAGACACGATCCGCTGGGCCAAGGAGGCGGGGGTCCGGGTGCACTGCACCTATTCCCTGGGCGCTCCGGGGGAGACCCGGGAGACGCTCAGAGAGACGCTGGAGTTCATCAAGAAGACCGAGCCGGACGACATCCAGGTCAGCCTGATGACTCCCATCCCGGGGACCCCCTTCTACGAAAAGGTGAAGCACGAGGTCTCCGACTGGCACGACTTCGACGGTGTCTCCGGGCGCTCCTGGTGCGATCTCTCGACCGCGGAGCTCAAGAACGCGATGAACCGGATCTACATCGAGCACTACCTGACGCCGCGCCGCATCCTGAAGCGGGTCTCCAGGATCCGCAACATCTACGACATCAAGGAGAACTGGAGGCAGTTCAAGGCGTTCCTGAGCCGGTATGCCGCGACCGGGTTCCCGCGGCCGATCGGGACCCGATTCGAGGAGCAGGAGCAGGCGTGA
- a CDS encoding glycosyltransferase family 2 protein, with translation MKLIIQIPCLNEEEALPVTLAGLPRTLPGVDAVEVLVIDDGSTDGTVEVARRMGVDHLVRFPRHQGLASAFRAGLEASLRLGADIIVNTDADNQYDARDMEHLLRPILDRTADMVVGDRQIQGLRHFSAIKKLLHRLGDRVMEQLSGIELLDSTSGFRAYSREAALRLNVFSKFTYTLETLIQAGKKNLVVAHVPVRVNQKLRESRLFPNLWTYLKRSVSTMVRIYAMYEPLKAFSYLGTLVGGVGAVLLLRFLYYFLAAGAGPVGRLQSLLAGASLSAMGLLLVLIGVVSDLIAANRHLAEDIQYRIRRMELESGRRGGERIESLATKAAGPTAVAGRKS, from the coding sequence TTGAAGCTGATCATCCAGATCCCCTGCCTGAACGAGGAAGAGGCTCTCCCCGTCACACTCGCCGGCCTGCCCCGGACGCTCCCCGGAGTGGACGCTGTCGAGGTGCTGGTGATCGACGACGGTAGCACGGACGGGACGGTGGAGGTGGCACGGCGGATGGGGGTCGACCATTTGGTGAGATTCCCCCGGCATCAGGGGCTGGCCAGTGCGTTCCGGGCCGGGCTCGAGGCCAGCCTGCGGCTGGGAGCCGACATTATCGTCAATACCGACGCCGACAATCAGTACGACGCCCGGGATATGGAGCACCTGCTGCGGCCCATCCTGGACAGGACGGCCGACATGGTGGTGGGGGATCGCCAGATCCAGGGGCTGCGTCACTTCTCGGCGATCAAGAAGCTGCTGCACCGGCTCGGAGATCGGGTGATGGAGCAGCTGTCCGGAATCGAGCTCCTCGATTCCACGAGCGGGTTCCGGGCCTACAGCCGGGAGGCCGCGCTGAGGCTCAATGTCTTCTCGAAGTTCACCTACACGCTGGAGACGCTCATCCAGGCCGGCAAGAAGAATCTTGTCGTGGCCCACGTCCCGGTGCGGGTCAACCAGAAGCTGCGGGAGTCTCGATTGTTCCCCAACCTCTGGACCTATCTCAAGCGGTCGGTCAGCACCATGGTCCGGATCTACGCGATGTACGAGCCCTTGAAGGCGTTTTCCTATCTGGGGACCCTGGTGGGTGGAGTCGGGGCGGTCCTGTTGTTGCGCTTCCTCTACTACTTCCTGGCCGCCGGCGCGGGACCGGTCGGCAGGCTTCAGTCCCTCCTGGCGGGTGCCTCGCTGTCGGCGATGGGGCTCCTGCTGGTCCTGATCGGAGTCGTCAGCGACCTGATCGCGGCCAACCGGCACTTGGCGGAGGACATCCAGTATCGGATTCGTCGCATGGAGCTGGAGAGCGGCCGGAGGGGCGGGGAGAGGATCGAAAGCCTGGCCACGAAGGCGGCCGGGCCGACCGCGGTGGCGGGAAGAAAGTCATGA
- a CDS encoding glycosyltransferase: MKIAVLCGRYPYSGAGVIARESAEGLALRHEVSFIHGGTSDSDRQEGALRVISLALPEAEEQGASHLYWSPAIVRRLRQTLRSLNPDLVHFHIVQRRSFSLASLLMSRRRRSFWTIHDQWPLCVRSVPQPPSCEGMKRFCLFCTAWPGLSVANKILKEAVFAASPLEVVVPSRWLGDLLRYSFLGRKPVHLVYNGIDLDRFSPGEAGERSSLPGGPATILFIAGPNNPTKGMADLRPAFLRLRQRYPGLRLRVVGDPPDGLTEGDGIEIAGRIPREAMPDEYRRSDLFVLPTLADNTPVTLMEAMASGLPAVATAVGGIPEMVVPGVTGRLVPAGDIPALTASIEGLLADPSLRRGMGVASRKVAETKFARQRMISQLEDVYGVAPGRATGTASLPTLPVAIQEGRR; this comes from the coding sequence GTGAAGATCGCGGTCCTCTGCGGACGATATCCCTATTCCGGCGCGGGCGTCATCGCGCGCGAGTCGGCCGAGGGACTTGCCCTCCGTCACGAGGTGAGCTTCATCCACGGCGGCACGTCGGACTCCGATCGCCAGGAGGGGGCGCTCCGGGTGATCTCCCTGGCGCTGCCTGAGGCGGAGGAACAGGGGGCGTCGCACCTCTACTGGAGCCCCGCCATCGTGCGAAGGCTGCGGCAGACGCTGCGCTCGCTGAATCCCGACCTGGTCCATTTTCACATCGTCCAAAGGCGGAGCTTCTCCCTGGCGTCGCTCCTCATGTCCAGGCGCCGCCGGTCGTTCTGGACGATTCACGATCAGTGGCCGCTCTGCGTGCGCTCGGTGCCGCAGCCCCCGTCGTGCGAGGGCATGAAGAGGTTCTGCCTCTTCTGCACGGCGTGGCCGGGGCTCTCCGTCGCCAACAAGATCCTCAAGGAGGCGGTCTTCGCCGCCTCTCCGCTCGAGGTCGTGGTTCCCTCGCGCTGGCTCGGCGACCTGTTGCGCTACTCCTTCCTGGGAAGAAAGCCGGTGCACCTCGTCTACAACGGCATCGACCTGGATCGGTTCAGCCCGGGCGAGGCGGGGGAGCGAAGCAGTCTGCCGGGGGGCCCGGCGACCATCCTCTTTATTGCCGGTCCCAACAACCCGACGAAAGGGATGGCCGATCTCCGGCCGGCCTTCCTGCGGCTGCGGCAGAGATACCCGGGGCTCCGGTTGAGGGTGGTGGGGGATCCCCCGGACGGATTGACCGAGGGGGACGGGATCGAGATCGCCGGCAGGATCCCCAGGGAGGCGATGCCGGACGAGTATCGGCGGAGCGACCTGTTCGTCCTTCCGACCCTCGCCGACAACACGCCGGTCACCCTGATGGAGGCCATGGCCTCCGGCCTGCCGGCGGTGGCGACCGCGGTCGGCGGCATTCCGGAAATGGTGGTTCCCGGGGTCACGGGACGTCTGGTTCCGGCGGGCGACATCCCGGCCTTGACCGCGTCGATCGAGGGCCTGCTTGCCGATCCGTCCCTGCGGCGAGGCATGGGAGTGGCGAGCCGGAAGGTGGCTGAGACGAAATTCGCGCGGCAGAGAATGATTTCCCAGCTCGAGGATGTGTATGGAGTGGCCCCGGGGCGTGCGACGGGAACGGCAAGCCTCCCCACCCTGCCGGTCGCCATCCAGGAGGGGCGGCGATGA